The Brenneria rubrifaciens genome has a window encoding:
- a CDS encoding SDR family oxidoreductase yields the protein MNFNEKDQTVTQEALSPLTGKHPSEAYPKPPFASQPQEPPGLASKMKPIPDHGEKSYRGSGRLNGRKALITGGDSGIGRAVAIAYAREGADVAINYLREEESDAKEVIALILAEGRTAVAIPGDIRSEDFCQQLVNEAVEKLGGLDILVNNAGRQQYAESLEDLTTEAFDATFKTNVYAPFWITKAAMKHLKAGSVVINTSSVQAYKPSAILLDYAQTKACNVAFTKALAKQVAEKGIRVNSVAPGPYWTPLQPSGGQPMDKVMEFGADDPMGRPGQPVEIAPLYVTLASAETSFTSGQVWCSDGGTGTV from the coding sequence AAGCCCCCTTTTGCAAGTCAGCCGCAGGAGCCGCCGGGTCTTGCCAGCAAAATGAAGCCTATCCCCGATCATGGTGAAAAAAGTTACCGGGGAAGCGGACGTCTGAATGGTCGTAAAGCGTTAATCACCGGGGGAGATTCGGGGATTGGGCGGGCTGTTGCCATCGCCTACGCCAGAGAAGGGGCGGATGTTGCGATTAATTATCTGCGGGAAGAAGAGTCAGATGCGAAGGAAGTGATTGCGTTGATCCTCGCCGAAGGGCGCACGGCGGTGGCGATCCCTGGTGATATTCGCTCAGAGGATTTTTGTCAGCAACTGGTCAATGAGGCGGTTGAAAAACTGGGGGGATTGGACATTCTGGTGAATAACGCCGGCCGGCAGCAGTATGCTGAATCTCTTGAGGATCTCACAACGGAAGCCTTTGATGCGACGTTTAAAACCAATGTGTACGCGCCATTCTGGATCACGAAAGCCGCGATGAAACATTTGAAGGCGGGTTCTGTGGTCATTAATACCTCATCCGTGCAGGCATACAAACCTAGCGCGATCCTGCTGGATTATGCCCAGACCAAAGCCTGTAATGTCGCGTTTACCAAAGCGTTGGCCAAACAGGTAGCAGAAAAAGGCATTCGTGTTAACTCGGTGGCCCCCGGGCCTTATTGGACGCCTTTACAGCCGAGCGGCGGGCAGCCGATGGACAAGGTGATGGAATTTGGCGCCGATGACCCAATGGGCCGCCCTGGTCAGCCAGTGGAGATCGCGCCGTTGTATGTGACGCTGGCGTCTGCGGAAACCAGTTTTACATCGGGACAGGTATGGTGTTCAGATGGCGGAACGGGGACTGTCTGA
- the apaH gene encoding bis(5'-nucleosyl)-tetraphosphatase (symmetrical) ApaH produces the protein MSTYLVGDVHGCLAELEALLAQVSFHPAQDMLWLTGDLVARGPDSLEVLRFVRSLGSSVRLVLGNHDLHLLAVYAGISRNKPKDRLAPLLEAPDADELINWLRKQPLLQVDEDLKLVMAHAGITPQWDLDTAKMCAREVESILKSDCYPLFLDSMYGDMPNYWFPELSGLPRLRYSTNVFTRMRYCFSGGQLDMLCKDSPNQAPSLLKPWFELPGKIAGEYAIAFGHWASLEGKGTPENIYALDTGCCWGGKLTMLRWEDKRYFTQKSLSYDKTQQNDDTAN, from the coding sequence ATGTCTACCTATTTAGTTGGCGATGTTCACGGTTGTTTAGCTGAACTTGAAGCGCTATTGGCGCAAGTTTCTTTTCATCCCGCGCAAGATATGCTGTGGCTGACGGGCGATCTGGTGGCCCGTGGGCCGGATTCGCTTGAGGTGCTACGTTTTGTCCGTTCCCTGGGCTCCTCCGTCCGCCTCGTTCTGGGCAATCACGATCTACACTTACTGGCCGTCTATGCGGGGATTAGCCGCAATAAACCCAAAGATCGTCTTGCCCCTTTGCTGGAAGCTCCCGATGCGGACGAACTGATTAACTGGCTGCGTAAACAACCGCTCTTACAGGTGGATGAAGATCTCAAGCTGGTGATGGCGCATGCAGGCATTACGCCACAGTGGGATCTTGATACGGCTAAAATGTGCGCCCGTGAAGTTGAATCCATTCTGAAAAGCGATTGCTACCCTTTGTTCCTGGATTCCATGTATGGAGATATGCCGAATTACTGGTTCCCCGAACTCAGCGGCCTGCCTCGCTTACGCTACAGCACCAATGTCTTTACCCGTATGCGCTACTGCTTCTCCGGCGGTCAGTTGGACATGCTTTGCAAAGATTCCCCCAATCAGGCCCCTTCTTTATTGAAGCCGTGGTTTGAGCTGCCCGGCAAAATCGCCGGGGAATACGCGATCGCTTTCGGACACTGGGCTTCGCTGGAAGGAAAAGGCACGCCAGAGAACATCTACGCACTGGACACCGGATGCTGCTGGGGAGGCAAACTGACCATGCTGCGTTGGGAAGACAAACGCTATTTCACGCAAAAATCCCTGTCATACGATAAAACACAACAAAATGACGACACCGCCAACTAA
- a CDS encoding LysE family transporter, whose protein sequence is MLETSLFVATIATLGMISPGPDFFLVIKNAARYPRIAALMTACGVICGVATHMAYCVAGLAVVITTTPWLFSILKYAGAAYLIWVGIQALLSRDGSKMDALHLTKQRVSLKKAFLQGYLCNLLNPKATLFFLAMFTQVLSINSGFGEKLWYAMIIWSLSVIWWPLLVVIFQSEPVRQVLAKMQKLVDKLLGGILIALGIKVALG, encoded by the coding sequence ATGTTAGAAACGTCGTTATTTGTCGCTACGATTGCCACGCTGGGTATGATTTCCCCTGGTCCTGATTTTTTTCTGGTGATTAAAAATGCCGCACGCTATCCACGTATCGCGGCACTCATGACGGCATGCGGCGTGATCTGCGGCGTGGCGACACACATGGCTTACTGCGTGGCAGGGCTGGCGGTGGTGATTACCACCACCCCGTGGCTGTTCAGTATACTGAAATACGCAGGCGCCGCTTATCTGATCTGGGTGGGTATTCAGGCACTGCTGTCTCGTGACGGGAGTAAAATGGATGCCTTGCATTTAACCAAGCAGCGCGTCAGCTTGAAGAAAGCCTTTTTACAGGGTTACTTATGCAATCTGCTGAACCCAAAGGCAACGTTGTTCTTCCTGGCGATGTTTACTCAGGTACTGAGCATCAATTCCGGCTTCGGTGAAAAACTGTGGTATGCCATGATTATCTGGAGTTTATCAGTCATCTGGTGGCCATTGCTGGTGGTTATTTTTCAAAGTGAGCCAGTACGTCAGGTTCTGGCGAAAATGCAGAAACTGGTGGATAAACTGCTGGGGGGCATTTTGATCGCGCTGGGTATTAAAGTTGCTCTGGGGTAA
- a CDS encoding threonine/serine exporter, which translates to MVLSLLWALLQDMALAAVPAIGFAMVFNVPLRALPYCALLGAVGHGVRFLTMHFGLNIVWGSFLAAIAIGIIGIHWSRWLLAHPKVFTVAAVIPMFPGISAYTAMISLVEISHHGYSEELMRVMMTNFLKASFIVGALSIGLSLPGIWLYRKRPGV; encoded by the coding sequence ATGGTCTTAAGTCTGTTGTGGGCGCTGTTACAGGATATGGCATTAGCGGCGGTGCCAGCGATTGGGTTCGCGATGGTTTTCAATGTTCCGCTCAGAGCGCTGCCCTATTGCGCCCTGCTCGGTGCGGTGGGACATGGCGTGCGGTTTTTAACGATGCATTTCGGTTTGAATATCGTATGGGGCTCGTTTCTGGCGGCGATTGCGATAGGGATTATCGGTATCCACTGGTCGCGCTGGCTATTGGCGCACCCGAAAGTGTTTACCGTTGCTGCGGTGATCCCCATGTTCCCTGGGATCTCGGCCTACACTGCGATGATTTCCCTGGTGGAAATTTCTCATCATGGCTACAGTGAAGAATTGATGCGCGTCATGATGACCAATTTTCTGAAAGCCAGTTTCATTGTGGGCGCGTTGTCTATCGGGCTGTCTTTGCCGGGGATATGGTTGTACCGCAAACGCCCGGGGGTGTAG
- a CDS encoding threonine/serine ThrE exporter family protein has protein sequence MVKETSQQLEITRLCIECALLLLQHGAESMVVEKLSTRLGVALGVDSVESSISANAIVLTTIKQGHCLTSTRKNVDRGINMHVVTEVQHVVIMAEHKLLDVAGVEKRISHIKPLRYPRWVMVSIVALSCGCFSRLNGGGWDAFIVTMIASGLAMYVRQVFTARHLNPLINFCITAFVATSVSGLLMKLPVFQHASTVAMAASVLLLVPGFPLINAVADMFKGHVNTGLARWTIASLLTLATCIGVVMALALWGLRGWS, from the coding sequence ATGGTGAAGGAAACATCACAGCAACTTGAAATTACCCGGCTGTGTATTGAGTGTGCGCTTTTGCTGCTACAGCACGGTGCCGAAAGTATGGTTGTGGAGAAGCTATCTACCCGTCTGGGCGTCGCGTTGGGAGTGGACAGCGTTGAAAGTTCAATCTCGGCAAATGCGATTGTTCTGACAACCATCAAGCAGGGACATTGCCTGACATCCACGCGTAAAAATGTCGATCGCGGCATCAATATGCATGTGGTCACCGAGGTACAGCACGTGGTGATTATGGCTGAGCATAAACTGCTGGATGTTGCAGGCGTTGAGAAACGTATTTCTCACATCAAGCCGCTTCGCTATCCACGCTGGGTGATGGTGTCTATCGTGGCGCTATCCTGTGGTTGTTTTAGCCGGTTGAATGGAGGAGGCTGGGATGCCTTTATTGTCACGATGATTGCCAGTGGTCTGGCGATGTATGTTCGCCAGGTCTTTACCGCTCGTCACCTTAATCCGTTGATTAACTTTTGTATTACGGCGTTTGTCGCGACCTCGGTTTCGGGGCTGTTGATGAAGTTGCCGGTTTTCCAACACGCCTCAACCGTGGCGATGGCGGCCAGCGTGTTGCTGTTGGTTCCCGGTTTTCCGCTGATTAACGCGGTGGCTGACATGTTCAAAGGACACGTCAATACCGGTCTGGCCCGTTGGACGATCGCCAGTCTGTTGACGCTGGCGACCTGTATCGGTGTGGTGATGGCGCTGGCGCTATGGGGGTTACGCGGATGGTCTTAA
- the folA gene encoding type 3 dihydrofolate reductase — MVISLIAALAVDRVIGMENVMPWHLPADLAWFKRNTLGKPIIMGRTTFRSIGQPLPGRHNIVVSTHPGDDDRVTWVSSLEEALVAADEAADEAEEVMIIGGGSIYQQMLPQANRLYLTHIDVEVEGDTHFPDYEPDEWHSTFSEFHDADERNSHSYCFEILDRR; from the coding sequence ATGGTTATTAGTTTGATTGCTGCATTGGCGGTGGATCGCGTTATCGGTATGGAAAATGTCATGCCGTGGCATTTACCGGCGGATTTGGCGTGGTTTAAGCGCAATACATTGGGTAAACCAATCATTATGGGACGCACTACATTCCGCTCTATAGGCCAGCCGTTACCCGGTCGGCACAATATTGTCGTCAGTACGCACCCTGGCGATGATGATCGCGTTACCTGGGTTTCTTCGTTGGAGGAGGCGCTGGTCGCGGCAGATGAGGCGGCAGATGAGGCGGAAGAAGTGATGATCATCGGCGGCGGCAGTATCTACCAGCAGATGTTGCCTCAGGCTAATCGTCTGTATCTGACCCACATTGACGTTGAAGTAGAAGGCGATACGCATTTCCCGGATTACGAGCCTGACGAGTGGCACTCGACCTTCAGCGAGTTTCACGATGCGGATGAGCGCAATTCGCACAGCTACTGTTTTGAGATTTTAGATCGCCGATAG